From bacterium, one genomic window encodes:
- a CDS encoding NAD(P)H-dependent oxidoreductase, producing MAVLLHIQASPRERSHSKAVADIFLEAYQKINPQDSVRSMDLFKLELPAFDGLVLQAKYNILHGQAHSPQELEAWSKVERLIEDFKSADKYVWSLPMWNFGIPYRLKHYLDILVQPGYTFSYSPQEGYRGLVCGKPAILICARGGAYGSPAGASSMDFQLPYMELILGFMGFQNTRKILIEPTLQGGPEAAQKARQQAIELARHMAMEF from the coding sequence GCCGTTGCAGATATTTTTCTGGAGGCTTACCAAAAGATCAATCCACAGGATTCTGTAAGGAGCATGGATCTATTCAAGTTGGAGCTGCCTGCTTTTGACGGGCTTGTTCTACAGGCCAAGTACAACATACTACATGGCCAAGCTCACAGCCCACAGGAGCTGGAAGCTTGGAGCAAGGTGGAGAGGCTCATAGAAGATTTCAAGTCAGCCGACAAGTATGTTTGGTCTCTTCCCATGTGGAACTTCGGTATTCCTTACAGGCTCAAGCACTACCTGGACATACTCGTGCAGCCTGGTTACACATTTTCCTATTCCCCTCAGGAAGGTTACAGGGGTCTGGTCTGCGGCAAGCCAGCAATACTCATCTGCGCGAGGGGAGGTGCATATGGTTCCCCAGCAGGAGCCAGCAGCATGGATTTCCAGCTGCCTTATATGGAACTGATTCTCGGGTTCATGGGTTTCCAGAACACACGCAAGATATTAATAGAGCCAACCCTTCAAGGAGGGCCTGAGGCCGCCCAGAAGGCAAGGCAGCAGGCCATAGAGTTGGCCAGGCATATGGCAATGGAGTTTTGA
- a CDS encoding rhodanese-related (seleno)protein, protein MKKNMRYGIALSGCFFIVLGLVSSLKAQEVPRITPGELASRLGQPDLIVLDVRAEADWKSSDKKILGAVREDPGLVGKWASNYPKEKTFVLYCAUPSEGTSASVARQMLAMGFPKVYALKTGWRGWLEGGYPVEPR, encoded by the coding sequence ATGAAAAAAAACATGAGATACGGGATCGCCTTGAGTGGTTGTTTCTTCATTGTTCTTGGCTTGGTCTCAAGCCTTAAGGCCCAGGAGGTCCCAAGGATCACCCCAGGCGAGCTGGCATCCAGGCTGGGCCAGCCAGATCTCATCGTGTTGGATGTTCGGGCCGAGGCGGACTGGAAATCCAGCGACAAGAAGATACTTGGGGCAGTGCGTGAGGATCCTGGGCTGGTTGGAAAATGGGCCTCGAACTATCCCAAGGAGAAGACCTTCGTGCTTTACTGCGCCTGACCCAGCGAAGGCACCAGTGCCAGTGTGGCACGGCAGATGCTGGCCATGGGATTCCCCAAAGTTTACGCCCTTAAGACCGGTTGGCGTGGCTGGCTGGAGGGAGGTTACCCGGTGGAGCCCAGGTAA
- a CDS encoding TRAP transporter fused permease subunit, which translates to MERSVKSFTHFVLIVASVFSLYWVIHPHTPLSQKNILILDITQVSRGTHVFFLLFAGFLISFTRPKGTRGIGGYIFLLLSLVPLWAYLNLRISAEYKAFGALFWLVAVVPTFAPGLRKWADLVGAALSIVPYAYQLMMFETLIERAMYPEPMDLVMGFGMVYLVLGAVLRVTGPVLPILVMIFFSYDLHGRIFPGVFSHAPFPMDLLLGKLYCETEAGLFGLITGVSMKYLVFFTILGGIVSALNLGKIVANIASVVVGRSPDSPARVTSISAVFMGMFSGSGAADTQFVSTLAKPMFQRACYDRYVAAGVAATAGTIAMVTPPILGSMAFIMVEILNIPYLWVCIMAIGPMVMYLLAILAYNWFYTRKMGLQPVDPGENLNKKYVMRYLYIFVPLLVIIAFIYLGYPVNLAVTVAIVLFVIFAYLDKTLRPDSFKRILNGLAEGFSHLIPIGVAVVTANVIMTLMVLTGLPSKFSQFLLQLSAHSLFIATFFAALFTLIMGMGVPPTATYVIASSLTAPAIHQVAVANNIPSEAALLTTHMFLMYYAILADVTPPVALSAYAAASVFNTHPLRTGLYAGKVALPKYIFGFSFILSYSGSALLIMPMLIERGLSGSILEIVARFVVVGIAVVLLSSGTVGYFRRSFNRWESLALIILSLGIFYPDYMVNVICFIPCLWFMRKGRNA; encoded by the coding sequence ATGGAGAGAAGTGTTAAGTCCTTCACCCACTTTGTTCTTATAGTAGCCAGCGTATTTAGCCTCTACTGGGTGATCCACCCCCATACACCCTTATCCCAAAAAAACATTTTGATATTGGACATTACCCAGGTCAGTAGAGGCACTCATGTTTTTTTTCTTCTCTTTGCCGGGTTTCTGATATCCTTTACCAGGCCCAAGGGTACAAGGGGAATAGGCGGATATATCTTCTTGCTTTTGTCCTTGGTTCCCCTTTGGGCATATCTGAACCTGAGGATCAGCGCGGAATATAAGGCCTTTGGCGCCCTCTTTTGGCTTGTTGCGGTTGTGCCCACCTTCGCACCGGGTTTGCGGAAATGGGCAGACCTGGTTGGTGCAGCCCTCTCCATAGTCCCCTACGCTTACCAGCTCATGATGTTTGAAACGCTTATTGAAAGGGCCATGTATCCTGAGCCCATGGACCTGGTGATGGGCTTTGGCATGGTCTATTTGGTATTGGGGGCTGTGCTGAGGGTGACTGGTCCTGTGTTGCCAATATTGGTTATGATCTTCTTTTCCTATGACCTCCACGGCAGGATCTTCCCTGGGGTGTTTTCCCACGCTCCTTTCCCCATGGATCTATTGTTGGGCAAGCTCTATTGCGAGACCGAGGCAGGACTCTTTGGCCTCATTACAGGCGTCTCCATGAAGTACCTGGTGTTTTTCACCATTCTGGGCGGTATAGTCAGTGCTTTGAACCTGGGCAAGATCGTGGCCAACATTGCCTCTGTGGTAGTTGGAAGAAGCCCGGATTCGCCTGCAAGGGTCACTTCCATCTCGGCCGTTTTTATGGGAATGTTCAGCGGCTCTGGTGCAGCAGACACACAGTTTGTAAGCACTCTTGCAAAGCCCATGTTCCAAAGAGCATGTTACGACAGGTATGTGGCTGCCGGTGTTGCGGCCACTGCCGGAACCATTGCCATGGTCACCCCTCCCATCCTGGGCTCAATGGCATTCATAATGGTAGAAATTCTGAACATCCCCTATCTATGGGTTTGCATAATGGCCATTGGGCCTATGGTAATGTATCTACTGGCAATACTGGCATATAACTGGTTTTACACCCGCAAGATGGGTCTGCAGCCAGTGGATCCAGGCGAGAACCTCAACAAGAAATATGTGATGAGGTATCTGTATATCTTTGTTCCGCTGTTGGTAATAATAGCCTTTATATATCTTGGCTATCCTGTAAATCTGGCGGTGACCGTAGCTATAGTCTTGTTTGTGATATTCGCATATCTTGACAAGACACTAAGACCTGATTCCTTCAAGAGAATTCTAAACGGGCTGGCCGAGGGTTTTTCCCATCTTATTCCCATTGGGGTCGCTGTTGTAACAGCAAATGTCATAATGACGCTAATGGTTCTGACAGGACTTCCAAGCAAGTTTTCCCAATTTCTGTTGCAGTTGTCGGCCCATAGTCTATTTATTGCGACATTTTTTGCAGCACTGTTTACTTTGATAATGGGAATGGGAGTGCCGCCTACTGCCACCTATGTCATTGCATCCTCCCTCACCGCCCCTGCCATACACCAGGTGGCTGTAGCCAACAACATACCATCAGAAGCTGCGCTTTTGACTACGCACATGTTTCTCATGTACTACGCCATTCTTGCTGATGTCACGCCACCTGTAGCCCTGTCTGCCTATGCCGCTGCATCCGTGTTCAACACTCACCCATTGAGGACGGGTTTGTATGCCGGGAAGGTGGCATTGCCCAAGTATATTTTCGGCTTTTCTTTCATCTTGTCATATTCGGGCTCCGCACTATTGATCATGCCCATGTTAATAGAGAGAGGGCTTTCAGGTAGTATCTTGGAGATAGTGGCAAGGTTTGTAGTGGTTGGGATTGCGGTGGTCTTGCTATCATCGGGGACAGTTGGATACTTTCGCAGAAGTTTCAATAGATGGGAGTCATTAGCCCTGATCATTTTATCTCTGGGCATCTTTTACCCCGACTATATGGTGAATGTTATCTGTTTCATACCTTGCCTGTGGTTCATGAGAAAGGGGAGAAATGCCTAG
- a CDS encoding TAXI family TRAP transporter solute-binding subunit, which translates to MRKSIAASVIVLLCLGVAQAQDKKISLMVATGGLGGVYYYYGTTVAEIISKTTGYEATAIQTAASVDNIMLIQKRTDPKANIYYLGLILPDSAILAFKGEHEKFKASPAKDLRILWAMYSNYIHIVTKADSGIKKLSDLKGKRVSTGAPGSGTEVEAFMILEAGGVKVADLAKQERLGAAESAEALASGTIDAYFWSGGLPTASITELATTLSRKGAKLAMVTLKPDEDVVKNIHAKYPGVCEPGVIPKSVYNTDEDTPTLVFWNLFMCSEALPEAAAYNITKAVFTNLSQLHNAVKPSKETTLENAVKFLTGAIPYHPGAVKYFKEAGAIK; encoded by the coding sequence ATGAGGAAATCCATAGCAGCTTCAGTGATCGTATTGCTTTGTTTAGGGGTTGCCCAGGCACAGGACAAGAAGATAAGCCTCATGGTGGCAACCGGAGGGCTAGGGGGAGTCTATTACTACTATGGTACGACTGTGGCAGAGATAATCTCCAAGACAACTGGCTATGAAGCTACAGCTATACAAACCGCTGCCTCTGTTGACAATATCATGCTCATCCAAAAGAGGACCGACCCCAAGGCCAATATCTACTACCTGGGCCTCATACTGCCTGACTCGGCCATATTGGCATTCAAAGGCGAGCATGAGAAGTTCAAGGCAAGCCCGGCCAAGGACTTGCGCATACTATGGGCAATGTACTCCAACTACATACACATAGTTACAAAGGCCGACTCAGGCATAAAGAAGCTCTCTGACCTAAAAGGCAAGAGGGTATCCACTGGTGCCCCTGGTTCAGGTACAGAGGTGGAGGCCTTCATGATCTTGGAGGCTGGTGGTGTAAAAGTAGCTGACCTTGCAAAACAGGAAAGGCTTGGAGCAGCAGAGTCCGCAGAAGCCCTGGCAAGCGGGACCATTGATGCCTACTTCTGGTCAGGAGGCCTTCCCACGGCCTCCATCACGGAATTGGCAACCACCCTGTCCAGAAAAGGGGCAAAACTGGCAATGGTAACCCTCAAGCCGGATGAGGATGTGGTGAAAAACATTCATGCCAAGTACCCTGGCGTATGCGAGCCAGGAGTCATCCCCAAGTCCGTGTACAATACCGATGAGGATACCCCAACCTTGGTCTTCTGGAACCTTTTCATGTGCAGTGAAGCCCTGCCTGAGGCTGCGGCATACAACATCACCAAGGCTGTGTTCACGAATCTCAGCCAGCTCCACAATGCTGTGAAGCCATCCAAAGAAACGACCCTGGAAAATGCGGTGAAATTTCTAACCGGTGCGATCCCCTATCATCCAGGTGCAGTCAAGTATTTCAAAGAGGCTGGGGCAATCAAGTAG